ACTTTTGCTCCCCGCTTCAAAAACCCCCTCCAAGGCAAAACTCATCACCAGAATAAAAAAGATCGGCATGATAAAGAGGAGGGCCAAGGCTTGACGATCCCGAAGCAGGACCTTCCATTCTTTAAGAGTAATGGCCATCACCCGGTCGATCATCTCATCCGTCCCTGAGGGTCCTGCCGGTTAAATGGATAAAGACCGTTTCCAGATTGGGCTCCGAAAGGTGGAGGGTTTTGAGTTTTCCCTCCTCGCTTCCCACGAAATCGAGCAACGCCCTCGAGGCCTGCTCAAGATGCGCTGTTTCGATGAAGAACACACGCTTCTGCGGGTCCACGATCGTGACCGACCCCACCCGTCTCATCTTTTCGATCAAAGGGTCATCGGCCTCGCCGTTCAGCTCGAGACGGATCATCCCCCTTCCGAACTCCCGGATGAGTTGGGCCGGAGGACCCAGGGCGATCACCTTTCCCCAATCCAGAATGGCGATGCGCTCGCACAGGCGATGGGCCTCCTCAATGTAATGGGTGGTGTAAAGAAGGCTCATGCCGGCCTGGTTCAGGGAACGTAGGCTTTCGAGGATGGCCATCCGGCTTTGCGGGTCTACGCCCACCGTGGGTTCATCGAGGATGAGCAGGTCGGGCTCGTGGAGGAGACCTGCCGCAATATTGAGGCGTCGCTTCATCCCGTGGGAGAAGGTGCCTACCGGCTGGCCCGCCCGATCCCACAAGGAGACGAAGGTTAAGGCATGGGCCACCCGTTCTTCCAGGTGTCTTCCTTTTAAGCCATAAAGCCTCCCGAAGAAGATGAGGTTGTCCCGTGCGGTCAAGGAGGGATAAAGGGCCAGGTTCTGGGGGACCAAACCGAGTTTCGTCTTGGCCTCCAGGGGGTTTGATAGGAGGTCGATCCCGTCGATTAGGATCCGGCCCCGGTCCGGAGGGATCAATCCGGCCAGTAGCCCGATGGTCGTCGTCTTGCCCGCCCCATTGGGCCCCAGAAGGCCAAAACACTCTCCCCTTCGGATCTCGAAGGTTAAGCCCTGAACCGCATCGACCTTGCCGAAACGTTTCCAGAGGTCTTTGACCAGAAGGATGGGGTGGTTTTTCGTTGTGGAGGACCCTTTTCCCCTTTCCGGGGTCAAGAGACGGCCGAAGCGGAATCGATTATACCTCTGGGCGATGATGAAGGGAAGATTTTCGGCCAGGGCATAGAAGATCATGACCCAACCCACCCAAGTGGGATTCCACAGGAAGAAGAGGGGGGCGAAGAGGATGAAGATCCAATGGGTGGCCTCGGCCCGACAGGTCTCGACGAGGAATGCCTCGAAATAGCTCTGGTCCTTCCCGTTCAGTTGCTTTTTCGGAAATCCAAACCTTCCGAGAAAGGAGGCCCCGTCGGGCAGGTGTTGCTTCCACTTTTTAACCTTAAAGACGTCTTGGTAAAGGTCTCCCCCTTTTTCCCAGCTCCTCCCCCGATAAAGCCAACCCTTGGGATTGAAATGGCGGGCGGGCACCCTGACCATCAGGGCGACGACTCCGATGTGAATGATAAACCAGATCACAAAATCGATGACGATGGTCCAGAAGGTGGGAAGGTGAATCAGCCTCAACATGCTATGCCTTCCTGACCCCGGTTCTGACCTCCCTCCCCTTCCAGCGGACTTTCCGGAGGAGGAGGATTCGAAGGAGAGAGGTGATAAAAATGGCGATGAAGAAGAAGAGGGGGATCGGATAGAGGAGGGCGGTGGGAAAACCGAAGTTTCCTATTTGCCTTAGCCTTCCGTGAAGTTGAAACACATAAAGACCATAGAGAAAGCCCCACCCCCAAACGTCCGCCAGCGGTCCGAGAAGCATCGATTGGATCAGCTCTCGGGCACTGCCCACGGCCCCGAATATCCAGGCGATGATCATCAGGAGGGTGGGCCGGGAGGTCGCCTTGGCCCCTGTCCCAAAGCCCTTGCTGAAGCCCTCGACGAGCGAAGGCAAGCCCTCGGGGTACATCCGGAAGGCTATGGTGCCTTTTCCACCAAAACCGTGGACGGGCAGGCCGGCGGCAAGGAAGGCCTTTCCGAGGGAGAGGCTCTCCAAGACCTCCCCTTTGACTCGCGCGTGGCCCCCCACATTCCAATAATCGTCTCGAGCACAGATCATACAGGGTCCGAAGGCGCCCGAAGGCCGCACCTTCGATCCCAAAAGGGTGAAGGCGTTGACCCCTGCCACGGTGAGGAGGTTGAAGAAGGCCGAAAGTCGCTCATAGGCCTTTTCCATCCGGTGATAGGGCTGGAGGGTGACCAACCCCCTCAGCTCCAGGTAGGCCGATACGATCTTTTCAAGACCGTCGGGTTCCATCACCGTATCGGCATCCAGGAAAAGGAAGAGTTCCCCTGTGGCCTTCTGGGTCCCTTGCCAACAAGCCCAGTTCTTCCCGGTCCACCCCTCGGGCAGGTCTGTGATCGAGATCACAAGACAACCCTCCCTTCGGGCCACCTCGGCCGTCTCATCATTGGACTGGTCATCGATGACGATGATCTCGTGGGGTTTAATCCCCTGCCGGCGAAGGGAGGGAAGTAGGACGCCGAGCCTCTTTGCTTCGTTGCGGGCAGGAATGAGAATGGAGAGTTTTGGAATCGGATGGGGAAGGGATTTCTTTCGGACGAGAAGCGGAATGTTCCATAAAAAGATGAAGCCGAAAGACCAGAAGAGAAAGAGAAGGTAGAATTTATCGATGACCATCGAGAAAGGTTAAGCGGAGGTGCCTACAAGGCTTCGTAGGGCCTCTCCAATCCGGGGGTACTTGAAGACGAACCCTCCTTCCAGTAACCTCTTCGGAAATACCCGTTGGCCTTCGAGGATGACGGAGCCGAACTCTCCCAAAACCAGTTTGATCATGAAGGCGGGGGCGGGCATGAACGATGGCCGGCCCAGAACCTCTCCAAGGGCCTTGGCGAGGTCCCTGTTCCTCACAGGGTTTGGAGAGCAGAGATTGACCGGCCCTGAAATCTCGGGATGCTCGATCAGAAAGACAAAGGCCTCTGCGAGATCCTCGATGTGAATCCAAGAGAACCACTGCTTTCCGCTTCCGATCGGACCTCCGAGGAACTTCTTGAAAAGGGGGATCATCTGTCCGAGGGCCCCTCCCTTCTCTCCCAAGACGATCCCGAAGCGGGTGA
The sequence above is drawn from the Thermodesulfobacteriota bacterium genome and encodes:
- a CDS encoding ATP-binding cassette domain-containing protein, whose protein sequence is MLRLIHLPTFWTIVIDFVIWFIIHIGVVALMVRVPARHFNPKGWLYRGRSWEKGGDLYQDVFKVKKWKQHLPDGASFLGRFGFPKKQLNGKDQSYFEAFLVETCRAEATHWIFILFAPLFFLWNPTWVGWVMIFYALAENLPFIIAQRYNRFRFGRLLTPERGKGSSTTKNHPILLVKDLWKRFGKVDAVQGLTFEIRRGECFGLLGPNGAGKTTTIGLLAGLIPPDRGRILIDGIDLLSNPLEAKTKLGLVPQNLALYPSLTARDNLIFFGRLYGLKGRHLEERVAHALTFVSLWDRAGQPVGTFSHGMKRRLNIAAGLLHEPDLLILDEPTVGVDPQSRMAILESLRSLNQAGMSLLYTTHYIEEAHRLCERIAILDWGKVIALGPPAQLIREFGRGMIRLELNGEADDPLIEKMRRVGSVTIVDPQKRVFFIETAHLEQASRALLDFVGSEEGKLKTLHLSEPNLETVFIHLTGRTLRDG
- a CDS encoding glycosyltransferase family 2 protein — encoded protein: MVIDKFYLLFLFWSFGFIFLWNIPLLVRKKSLPHPIPKLSILIPARNEAKRLGVLLPSLRRQGIKPHEIIVIDDQSNDETAEVARREGCLVISITDLPEGWTGKNWACWQGTQKATGELFLFLDADTVMEPDGLEKIVSAYLELRGLVTLQPYHRMEKAYERLSAFFNLLTVAGVNAFTLLGSKVRPSGAFGPCMICARDDYWNVGGHARVKGEVLESLSLGKAFLAAGLPVHGFGGKGTIAFRMYPEGLPSLVEGFSKGFGTGAKATSRPTLLMIIAWIFGAVGSARELIQSMLLGPLADVWGWGFLYGLYVFQLHGRLRQIGNFGFPTALLYPIPLFFFIAIFITSLLRILLLRKVRWKGREVRTGVRKA